Proteins from one Deinococcus sp. AB2017081 genomic window:
- a CDS encoding aminopeptidase — translation MTTYDPERHAVLLADYCVTARPGDRVLVSGSTLALPLIEALHRVLLQRGARPVVRLSYPAQTEDVQRFASDEVLDSLHPVEIEDARALDASIRILTPTPPAPDIDVARAARHRAAQAPVAMSTLHPRWNLTLYPTAFGAEAAGMTLPEYEAFVARAMFLDTPDPVQKWGEIRDFQAGLIGRLAAADDVHLVSEGTDLHLSVRGRTWSNSDARRNMPSGEVFTAPLERSANGVAHFDLPTLYGGRVVRGITLTFNDGEVVEARAEEGEDVLRAALATDGGSRYLGELGIGTNVGIQHPSMNILFDEKIGGTVHLAVGQAYAENGGTNRSAVHWDMICDLRKGGTLSLDGEPFEVNGQFV, via the coding sequence ATGACGACCTACGATCCCGAACGGCACGCCGTCCTGCTTGCCGATTACTGCGTCACCGCCCGGCCCGGCGACCGCGTGCTGGTGTCCGGCAGCACCCTGGCCCTGCCGCTGATCGAGGCGCTGCACCGCGTGCTGCTCCAGCGCGGTGCGCGGCCGGTGGTGCGCCTGAGCTACCCCGCCCAGACCGAGGACGTCCAGCGCTTTGCCAGTGACGAGGTGCTGGATTCGCTCCACCCGGTCGAGATCGAGGACGCCCGCGCGCTCGACGCCTCGATCCGCATCCTGACGCCCACGCCACCCGCCCCGGACATCGACGTGGCCCGCGCGGCGCGGCACCGGGCGGCGCAGGCTCCCGTCGCCATGAGCACGCTGCATCCCCGCTGGAACCTGACCCTGTACCCGACCGCCTTCGGGGCCGAGGCGGCAGGCATGACGCTGCCCGAGTACGAGGCCTTCGTGGCCCGCGCGATGTTCCTGGACACGCCGGATCCCGTGCAGAAGTGGGGCGAGATCCGCGATTTCCAGGCGGGGCTGATCGGGCGCCTGGCCGCCGCTGACGACGTCCACCTCGTTTCAGAGGGCACCGACCTGCACCTGAGCGTCAGGGGCCGCACCTGGAGCAACAGCGACGCCAGGCGCAACATGCCCTCGGGCGAGGTGTTCACCGCGCCGCTGGAGCGCAGCGCGAACGGCGTGGCGCACTTCGATCTGCCGACCCTGTACGGCGGGCGCGTGGTGCGCGGCATCACCCTGACCTTCAACGACGGCGAGGTGGTCGAGGCCCGCGCCGAGGAGGGCGAGGACGTGCTGCGCGCCGCGCTGGCGACCGACGGGGGCTCACGCTATCTGGGCGAACTCGGCATCGGCACGAACGTCGGCATCCAGCACCCCAGCATGAACATCCTGTTCGACGAGAAGATCGGCGGCACCGTGCACCTGGCGGTCGGTCAGGCGTACGCCGAGAACGGGGGCACCAACCGCAGCGCCGTGCACTGGGACATGATCTGCGACCTCCGCAAGGGCGGCACCCTGAGCCTGGACGGTGAGCCGTTCGAGGTGAACGGGCAGTTCGTGTGA
- a CDS encoding SDR family oxidoreductase: MELGLQDQPAIVLAASAGLGYATAGALAREGARVALCSRSLERAQDAARRIEADTGTAVLAYAADVADADSLGTFIDAAVRDLGGLKILVCNAGGPPPGNFSALGEAQWATAYQLTLMSVVRSITAALPHLKAGGGGRILALLSSSVKRPLDNLTLSNALRPAVHGLLKSLSVEFGPENIQVNGLAPGRVLTERIQQLDEAAATRRGTTWQAVREASEREVPMGRLGTPDEFGRVAAFLCSPAAQYVNGSTLLVDGGAVTAL, encoded by the coding sequence ATGGAGCTTGGACTGCAAGACCAGCCGGCCATCGTGCTCGCCGCCAGCGCGGGCCTCGGCTACGCCACCGCGGGCGCCCTGGCCCGCGAGGGCGCCCGCGTGGCGCTGTGCTCACGCTCCCTGGAACGCGCCCAGGACGCCGCCCGGCGGATCGAGGCGGACACCGGCACCGCTGTCCTCGCCTACGCCGCCGACGTCGCGGACGCCGACAGCCTGGGCACCTTCATCGACGCGGCCGTACGCGACCTGGGTGGGCTGAAGATCCTCGTGTGCAACGCGGGCGGCCCCCCACCGGGGAACTTCAGTGCCCTGGGAGAGGCGCAGTGGGCCACGGCCTACCAGCTCACGCTGATGAGTGTCGTGCGGAGCATCACCGCTGCCCTGCCCCACCTGAAGGCCGGCGGCGGCGGGCGCATCCTGGCCCTGCTGAGCAGCAGCGTGAAGCGGCCGCTGGACAACCTCACGCTGTCCAACGCCCTGCGCCCGGCGGTGCACGGCCTGCTCAAATCCCTGAGCGTGGAGTTCGGCCCGGAGAACATCCAGGTGAACGGCCTCGCGCCCGGCCGCGTGCTGACCGAACGCATCCAGCAGCTCGACGAGGCCGCCGCCACCCGCCGGGGCACGACGTGGCAGGCCGTGCGCGAGGCCTCCGAGCGCGAGGTGCCCATGGGCCGCCTGGGCACCCCCGACGAGTTCGGCCGGGTCGCCGCGTTCCTGTGTTCGCCAGCCGCGCAGTACGTGAACGGCAGCACCCTGCTCGTCGACGGCGGCGCCGTCACGGCGCTGTAG
- a CDS encoding RraA family protein encodes MTLTADRKLALRERFLKVDTANVADVLDELGLPDCGLSSDLWPIKARLEKMGGWAYTIRGQMTPYPGTGDPKKMEAVSGLTPGHLSVWSGGGAEGVCFFGELIARGMQYRGCVGAVVDGGIRDIEWLDRMDFPVYTRYRTPVQSIGRWEVNAWQVEIYLPGATSARVRVRPDDFILADVDGAILIPHEVVEDVLTRAEALTEKERSIRADLEAGATLPEVLAKYGHV; translated from the coding sequence ATGACCCTCACCGCCGACCGCAAACTCGCCCTGCGCGAGCGCTTCCTGAAGGTGGACACCGCCAACGTCGCGGATGTCCTCGACGAACTCGGCCTGCCGGACTGCGGGCTGTCCAGCGACCTGTGGCCTATCAAGGCCCGGCTGGAGAAGATGGGCGGGTGGGCCTACACCATCCGCGGCCAGATGACGCCCTACCCCGGCACCGGCGACCCGAAGAAGATGGAGGCGGTCAGCGGCCTGACCCCCGGCCACCTGAGCGTGTGGAGCGGGGGCGGGGCCGAGGGCGTGTGCTTCTTCGGCGAGCTGATCGCACGCGGCATGCAGTACCGGGGCTGCGTGGGCGCGGTCGTGGACGGCGGCATCCGCGACATCGAGTGGCTCGACCGCATGGACTTCCCGGTCTACACCCGCTACCGCACGCCGGTGCAGTCCATCGGCCGCTGGGAGGTCAACGCGTGGCAGGTCGAGATCTACCTGCCGGGGGCGACCAGCGCGCGTGTGCGCGTCCGGCCGGACGACTTCATCCTCGCGGACGTGGACGGCGCGATCCTGATCCCGCACGAGGTCGTGGAGGACGTGCTGACCCGCGCCGAGGCCCTGACCGAGAAGGAGCGCTCGATCCGCGCCGATCTGGAGGCCGGGGCCACCCTGCCTGAAGTCCTCGCCAAGTACGGGCACGTCTGA
- a CDS encoding DUF885 family protein: MSDAHDAARAYLKVHAQYRPVDATFMGVGGHDHQLPPAGPGSIEAELAALAALRGELGQVEAPATPAARIDARMLDAQLTTVMAEQRRAPRQRNPAWYTGEAAFGVVSLLLPGHAGEAQDTRDALRVRLEAIPAFLAHGRTHLHGRARPEDVAERARREARATAHLLTSGLPKHPLWDDSLRLPAARAARALLSFSEDLAGPDAPVACGEEHLDLLMRVTHALPFGPREALERATEAFERLTHELEARAARLPGDLPWTEHLARLEQLSPEPERMLSTYRNLHDQALDAARPLLTPAADYGLDFRFLPEWAEGTGDLYFLFYRSPAPLRPGDGSVYWVTPPGADQAAYLRANNCSFVKLVHAVHHGSIGHHTHNARARAADSVLARVAGTDCASGIALLGAGTMVEGWACYAEDLLAEAPGFYTPAEELLLLQFERRNAASCIVDIRMHLGEWTLDEARAFYRDRAHFAPARVWAETTRNAMFPASRLMYWLGTETIKALRAELNLDPKTFHDALLAHGHAPATVVADELRAAFPPGASR, translated from the coding sequence GTGAGCGATGCGCACGACGCGGCCCGCGCCTACCTGAAGGTGCACGCCCAGTACCGGCCGGTGGACGCGACCTTCATGGGAGTGGGCGGTCACGACCACCAGCTGCCGCCCGCCGGGCCCGGCAGCATCGAGGCCGAACTCGCGGCCCTGGCGGCGCTGCGCGGCGAACTGGGACAGGTGGAAGCCCCAGCCACGCCAGCCGCCCGCATCGACGCGCGGATGCTGGACGCGCAGCTCACCACCGTCATGGCCGAGCAGCGCCGCGCCCCCCGCCAGCGCAACCCCGCGTGGTACACGGGCGAGGCCGCCTTCGGCGTGGTCTCGCTGCTACTGCCCGGCCACGCCGGCGAGGCACAGGACACGCGTGATGCCCTGCGCGTGCGCCTGGAGGCGATCCCCGCGTTCCTGGCACACGGCCGCACCCACCTGCACGGCCGCGCCCGCCCGGAGGACGTCGCGGAGCGGGCGCGGCGGGAGGCGCGGGCGACCGCCCACCTGCTCACCTCGGGCCTGCCAAAGCATCCGCTGTGGGACGATTCGCTGCGTCTGCCCGCTGCCCGCGCGGCCCGCGCCCTGCTCAGTTTTTCAGAGGATCTCGCCGGCCCCGATGCCCCGGTCGCGTGCGGTGAGGAACATCTCGACCTGCTCATGCGGGTCACGCATGCCCTGCCGTTTGGGCCACGCGAGGCGCTGGAACGCGCGACCGAGGCCTTCGAGCGCCTGACGCACGAATTGGAGGCCCGCGCGGCGCGTCTGCCCGGCGACCTGCCGTGGACGGAGCACCTCGCGCGGCTGGAGCAGCTCAGCCCCGAGCCGGAGCGCATGCTGAGCACCTACCGCAACCTGCATGACCAGGCGCTCGACGCCGCCCGGCCGCTGCTGACCCCTGCCGCCGACTACGGCCTGGACTTCCGATTCCTGCCCGAGTGGGCCGAGGGAACGGGCGACCTGTATTTCCTGTTCTACCGCTCGCCCGCCCCGCTGCGGCCCGGCGACGGCAGCGTGTACTGGGTCACGCCGCCGGGGGCGGATCAGGCCGCGTACCTGCGGGCCAACAACTGCTCGTTCGTCAAACTCGTCCACGCCGTCCACCACGGCAGCATCGGGCACCACACGCACAACGCGCGGGCACGGGCCGCAGACTCTGTCCTGGCCCGTGTGGCCGGCACGGACTGCGCCTCAGGCATCGCCCTGCTGGGGGCCGGCACCATGGTCGAGGGCTGGGCGTGCTACGCCGAGGATCTGCTGGCCGAGGCCCCCGGCTTCTACACGCCCGCCGAGGAACTGCTGCTGCTCCAGTTCGAGCGCCGCAACGCCGCGTCGTGCATCGTGGACATCAGAATGCATCTGGGCGAGTGGACGCTGGACGAGGCCCGCGCCTTCTACCGTGACCGCGCCCACTTCGCCCCGGCCCGCGTCTGGGCGGAGACCACCCGCAACGCCATGTTTCCCGCCAGCCGGCTGATGTACTGGCTCGGCACCGAGACGATCAAGGCCCTGCGCGCCGAGCTGAACCTAGACCCTAAAACCTTCCACGACGCCCTGCTCGCCCACGGCCACGCGCCCGCCACGGTGGTGGCCGACGAGCTGCGCGCCGCCTTCCCCCCAGGAGCCTCCAGATGA
- a CDS encoding Gfo/Idh/MocA family protein: MSGRPESGQRLGVGVIGAHAWAESAHLPGYHAYDRARLVAICDTVPERAHAMAAKFGIERVYTDHRDLLADPDVQMVDVCTPTDTHLPLSLAAIRAGKHVLSEKPLAHDAADAFMAAREAEKAGVRTKLGFTFRYSPAIRQIHAWIQDGTLGEIFHVHGLEQNSQFLDPQYPLRQVPQGANFNELIPSSIVGYGSHLIDLVRWCAGDYHSVIGSMRNFVPERVVRGYEGLQRIQVEDGTVALAEFTSGAQGMLQTSYIAVGNYPGVELRVYGSKGAAVARLVEENGVAETLRFATPDAVEFQPITLPESALPPGTTLHTPWPELYYRNLVRHFVDEILDDTPAECTFYDGAKSQEAVNAIVQSHRERRWVELPLYPAEHRPEEARA; encoded by the coding sequence GTGAGCGGCCGACCGGAATCAGGACAGCGACTTGGCGTCGGCGTCATCGGCGCGCACGCGTGGGCGGAATCCGCTCACCTGCCCGGCTACCATGCCTACGACCGCGCCCGGCTGGTGGCGATCTGCGACACCGTGCCCGAACGCGCCCACGCGATGGCTGCGAAATTCGGTATCGAGCGCGTGTACACTGACCACCGCGACCTGCTGGCCGACCCCGATGTGCAGATGGTCGACGTGTGCACGCCCACCGACACCCACCTGCCGCTGAGCCTCGCCGCCATCCGCGCGGGCAAGCACGTGCTGTCGGAAAAGCCCCTGGCTCACGACGCCGCCGACGCCTTCATGGCCGCCCGCGAGGCCGAGAAGGCCGGCGTCCGCACCAAGCTTGGCTTCACCTTCCGCTACTCGCCCGCGATCCGGCAGATTCACGCGTGGATTCAGGACGGCACCCTGGGCGAGATCTTCCATGTGCACGGCCTGGAGCAGAATTCGCAGTTCCTCGATCCGCAGTACCCACTGCGCCAGGTACCGCAGGGCGCGAATTTCAATGAGCTGATTCCCTCGTCCATCGTCGGCTACGGCTCGCACCTGATCGACCTCGTGCGCTGGTGCGCCGGGGACTACCACAGCGTGATCGGCAGCATGCGCAACTTCGTCCCGGAACGCGTCGTGCGCGGCTACGAGGGCCTGCAACGCATCCAGGTCGAGGACGGCACGGTCGCGCTGGCCGAGTTCACGAGCGGGGCGCAGGGGATGCTGCAGACGTCGTACATCGCCGTGGGCAACTATCCGGGCGTGGAGCTGCGCGTGTACGGCAGCAAGGGCGCGGCGGTCGCGCGGCTCGTCGAGGAGAACGGCGTGGCCGAGACGCTGCGCTTCGCCACCCCCGACGCGGTCGAGTTCCAGCCCATCACCCTGCCCGAGAGCGCCCTGCCACCCGGCACCACCCTGCACACGCCGTGGCCGGAGCTGTACTACCGCAACCTGGTGCGGCATTTCGTGGACGAGATCCTGGACGATACGCCCGCCGAGTGCACCTTCTACGACGGCGCCAAGAGCCAGGAGGCCGTGAACGCGATCGTGCAGTCGCACCGCGAGCGCCGCTGGGTCGAGCTGCCGCTGTATCCGGCCGAGCACCGCCCGGAGGAGGCCCGCGCGTGA
- a CDS encoding ketopantoate reductase family protein, producing MKITIIGAGAIGGLAGAWMTEAGHDVTLVDRWAEHIDALKQHGLRVDGVRGERHFTVNALHPHELEGPLEAVLIATKSQHALEALESVLPHFGPDTFVVSYQNGFNEPDLIARLEAAGLGGAERVMGSIPNYGGALVDPGYIEFVHEGPIQLGEMTGERTPRLSELAAMLGALTEVQLSDNIWGQIWAKEVYSAQVVFSALADASVTETLGVERYARVAGAVVREALEIAEANGITVEAFDFFDPANYKPQTPEDTGRLLANIQHAIWLLKKDQKPATHQFKKKGSGIWWDIVYRNRPSEVRSSNGKLVTYAERAGADSRLNAKLCEMIYEIEDGKRPLGFQNIIELEGYVNSIGKALP from the coding sequence ATGAAGATCACCATCATCGGCGCGGGCGCCATCGGCGGACTCGCCGGCGCCTGGATGACCGAGGCCGGCCACGACGTGACCCTGGTCGACCGCTGGGCCGAGCACATCGACGCCCTGAAGCAGCACGGCCTGCGCGTGGACGGCGTGCGCGGCGAGCGGCACTTCACCGTCAACGCCCTGCACCCCCACGAGCTGGAAGGGCCGCTGGAGGCTGTGCTGATCGCCACGAAGTCGCAGCATGCCCTGGAGGCGCTGGAGAGCGTCCTGCCACACTTCGGCCCGGACACCTTCGTCGTGTCGTACCAGAACGGCTTCAACGAGCCCGACCTGATCGCGCGGCTGGAGGCGGCCGGTCTGGGCGGCGCAGAGCGCGTCATGGGCTCGATCCCCAACTACGGCGGTGCGCTCGTCGATCCCGGCTACATCGAGTTCGTGCACGAGGGGCCGATCCAGCTCGGCGAGATGACCGGAGAGCGCACGCCGCGCCTGTCTGAACTTGCCGCCATGCTCGGTGCGCTGACCGAGGTGCAGCTCTCCGACAACATCTGGGGCCAGATCTGGGCCAAGGAGGTCTACAGCGCCCAGGTGGTCTTCAGCGCCCTGGCCGACGCCTCCGTGACCGAGACGCTGGGCGTGGAGCGCTACGCCCGCGTGGCCGGGGCGGTGGTGCGCGAGGCGCTCGAGATCGCGGAGGCCAACGGCATCACCGTCGAGGCCTTCGACTTCTTCGATCCCGCGAACTACAAGCCGCAGACCCCCGAGGACACCGGGAGGCTGCTGGCGAACATCCAGCACGCAATCTGGCTGCTCAAGAAGGATCAGAAACCGGCCACGCACCAGTTCAAGAAGAAGGGCTCGGGCATCTGGTGGGACATCGTGTACCGCAACCGCCCGTCCGAGGTGCGCTCGTCGAACGGCAAGCTGGTGACGTATGCCGAACGCGCCGGAGCCGACTCGCGCCTCAACGCGAAGCTGTGCGAGATGATCTACGAGATCGAGGACGGCAAACGTCCATTGGGCTTCCAGAACATCATCGAGCTCGAGGGCTACGTGAACAGCATCGGCAAGGCGCTGCCGTGA
- the opp4C gene encoding oligopeptide ABC transporter permease gives MSDATLAPTRARAADTPWRLFLRRFLRHRLAVTGLAVLTVLGLLALLAPVIAPYAFDGQDLEIMGQPQPPSREHLMGTDQLGRDAFTRVLYGARVSLAVGLASALLSTLLGTLVGALAGYYRGVVDSVLMRLTDVVLCIPLLPLVILLSGMLRPNVTLLVAIIGLLGWMGTARLVRGQFLSLREREFVEASRALGGSNNRIMFRHILPNALGPIIVATTLAVGSGIMLESALSFLGLGVQPPTPTWGNLLNYASQWLQSAPWLALFPGLMILITVLSVNFLGDGLRDALDPRS, from the coding sequence ATGAGTGACGCCACCCTTGCCCCCACCCGGGCCCGCGCGGCCGACACGCCGTGGCGGCTGTTCCTGCGCCGCTTCCTGCGCCACCGGCTGGCGGTGACCGGACTCGCGGTGCTGACCGTGCTGGGCCTGCTCGCGCTGCTGGCTCCCGTCATCGCCCCCTACGCCTTCGACGGGCAGGATCTCGAGATCATGGGCCAGCCCCAGCCGCCCAGCCGCGAGCACCTGATGGGCACGGACCAGCTCGGCCGCGACGCCTTCACGCGCGTGCTGTACGGCGCCCGCGTGTCGCTCGCGGTGGGGCTGGCGAGCGCGCTGCTCTCCACGCTGCTGGGCACCCTGGTCGGGGCGCTCGCCGGGTACTACCGGGGCGTGGTCGACAGCGTGCTGATGCGCCTGACCGACGTGGTGCTGTGCATCCCGCTGCTGCCGCTGGTGATCCTTCTGTCTGGCATGCTGCGGCCCAACGTGACGCTGCTGGTCGCCATCATCGGCCTCCTGGGGTGGATGGGCACGGCGCGGCTGGTGCGTGGCCAGTTCCTCAGCCTGCGCGAGCGCGAGTTCGTCGAGGCGTCACGGGCGCTGGGCGGCAGCAACAACCGCATCATGTTCCGGCACATCCTGCCCAACGCCCTGGGGCCGATCATCGTCGCCACCACGCTCGCGGTCGGCAGCGGGATCATGCTCGAGTCCGCCCTGTCGTTCCTGGGCCTGGGCGTGCAGCCGCCCACGCCCACGTGGGGCAACCTGCTGAACTACGCCAGCCAGTGGCTCCAGAGCGCGCCGTGGCTGGCCCTGTTTCCCGGCCTGATGATCCTGATCACGGTTCTGTCCGTGAACTTTCTCGGCGACGGTCTGAGAGACGCCCTCGACCCGCGCAGCTGA
- a CDS encoding ABC transporter permease — MNVTHLLRRLVGTLPLLLGVSLLLFGVLHLAPGGPLDVYADNPSVSPEALAQMRTAFGLDQPLPVQYVSWVTAFFTGEWGYSIRTARPVTQEIAERIGPTLILGGTSFVLSLLIALPLGIVSAVRRYSGIDYVITFLSFLGVSMPVFWLALMLQLLFSVQWRLLPSAGIQTIGSDSVLDLIHHLILPACILAFASVAGWSRYMRSSMVEVLAQDYVRTARAKGLTGGRVVYGHALRNALIPIITVVALDFATILSGAVITETIFAWPGIGRLFIESMNGRDYPVLMALMMAGSFALILSNLLADLAYAAVDPRIRYE; from the coding sequence GTGAACGTGACCCACCTGCTCCGACGGCTCGTCGGTACGCTGCCTCTGCTGCTCGGGGTGTCGCTCCTGCTCTTCGGGGTGCTGCACCTCGCGCCCGGCGGCCCGCTCGACGTCTACGCCGACAACCCCTCGGTCAGCCCGGAGGCGCTGGCGCAGATGCGCACCGCCTTCGGTCTCGACCAGCCGCTGCCTGTGCAGTACGTGTCGTGGGTGACCGCCTTCTTCACCGGCGAGTGGGGCTACTCGATCCGCACGGCGCGGCCGGTCACGCAGGAGATCGCCGAGCGGATCGGCCCCACGCTGATCCTGGGCGGCACCAGCTTCGTGCTCTCGCTGCTGATCGCGCTGCCGCTGGGCATCGTGAGCGCCGTGCGCCGCTACAGCGGCATCGATTACGTCATCACCTTCCTGTCGTTCCTGGGCGTGAGCATGCCGGTCTTCTGGCTGGCGCTGATGCTGCAGCTGCTGTTCTCCGTGCAGTGGAGACTCCTGCCCTCGGCCGGTATCCAGACCATCGGCAGCGACTCGGTGCTCGACCTGATCCATCACCTGATCCTGCCCGCGTGCATCCTGGCCTTCGCGTCGGTGGCCGGCTGGAGCCGCTACATGCGCTCGAGCATGGTCGAGGTGCTGGCCCAGGACTACGTGCGTACGGCCCGTGCCAAGGGCCTCACGGGCGGGCGGGTGGTGTACGGCCACGCGCTGCGCAACGCCCTGATCCCCATCATCACCGTCGTGGCGCTGGACTTCGCCACCATCCTGTCGGGGGCCGTGATCACCGAGACGATCTTCGCGTGGCCCGGAATCGGGCGGCTCTTCATCGAGAGCATGAACGGCCGCGACTACCCCGTGCTGATGGCGCTGATGATGGCCGGCTCGTTCGCGCTGATCCTCAGCAACCTGCTCGCGGACCTCGCGTACGCGGCGGTCGATCCCCGGATCCGCTATGAGTGA
- a CDS encoding peptide ABC transporter substrate-binding protein gives MAGAQQRGGTLTVGLGYDIDTLNVYSTGFLGDVQAAVVEGLVAPDAKANYVPVLATQVPTVRNGGIKVAADGKSMTVTYRLRPGVKWSDGQPLTSADVKFTWEAVKNPKFIAESKDGTEDIASIDTPNATTVVVNYKRVAPDFMSTLFTFGIFPKHALEGKDLNTDTYNEKPLGTGPFRVKEFRRGQYVILERNPFYWRKDSKGVQLPYLDGMVFKIIPDSNTLVTQLRTGEVQLAYGIPYSQVTQLDGVPGLKIVKNTVLSWQHLDFNLKTVDAFKDPNVRKAFAYALNKSAISKALGGYPTPINTVVVPVFSYTNPAVPKYDYNLARAQQLLDAAGWKPGADGIRVKDGKRMSFKIMAQAGRSTDEDAEQVIIASLKQAGIELQPDNKSGVAFRDARYKGNYDLFYGGWITSADPTYSVFYGSKGVNNGQGYSSAKIDALLARAESTLDPVQRTAALREFQTALMTDLPSIPVTSNPSMIAVTEKLGGFVPNPTNMTNFVNTSGWWLNK, from the coding sequence ATGGCTGGGGCCCAGCAGCGTGGCGGCACCCTCACGGTCGGCCTGGGGTATGACATCGACACCCTGAACGTGTACTCGACGGGCTTCCTGGGCGACGTTCAGGCCGCCGTGGTCGAGGGCCTGGTCGCGCCGGATGCGAAGGCGAACTACGTCCCGGTGCTGGCGACCCAGGTGCCCACGGTTCGCAACGGCGGGATCAAGGTCGCCGCCGACGGCAAGAGCATGACCGTGACCTACCGCCTGCGCCCCGGCGTGAAGTGGTCGGACGGCCAGCCGCTGACCTCGGCTGACGTCAAGTTCACGTGGGAGGCCGTGAAGAATCCGAAGTTCATCGCCGAGAGCAAGGACGGCACCGAGGACATCGCCTCGATCGACACGCCCAATGCCACCACGGTCGTCGTGAACTACAAGCGCGTCGCCCCGGACTTCATGAGCACGCTGTTCACCTTCGGGATCTTCCCCAAGCACGCGCTGGAGGGCAAGGATCTCAACACCGACACCTACAACGAGAAGCCCCTGGGCACCGGCCCCTTCCGCGTCAAGGAATTCCGGCGCGGCCAGTACGTGATCCTGGAACGCAACCCCTTCTACTGGCGCAAGGACAGCAAGGGCGTGCAGCTCCCGTACCTCGACGGCATGGTGTTCAAGATCATCCCCGACAGCAACACGCTGGTCACGCAGCTGCGTACCGGCGAGGTGCAGCTCGCCTACGGGATTCCCTACTCGCAGGTCACCCAGCTTGACGGCGTGCCCGGCCTGAAGATCGTCAAGAACACGGTATTGAGCTGGCAGCACCTGGACTTCAACCTCAAGACCGTCGACGCTTTCAAGGATCCCAACGTCCGCAAGGCCTTCGCCTACGCCCTGAACAAGTCGGCCATCAGCAAGGCGCTGGGCGGCTACCCCACGCCGATCAACACCGTGGTCGTGCCGGTGTTCTCGTACACCAACCCAGCCGTGCCGAAGTACGACTACAACCTGGCCCGCGCCCAGCAGCTGCTCGACGCCGCCGGGTGGAAGCCAGGCGCCGACGGCATCCGTGTGAAGGACGGCAAGCGCATGAGCTTCAAGATCATGGCGCAGGCCGGACGCTCCACCGACGAGGACGCCGAACAGGTCATCATCGCGTCCCTGAAGCAGGCGGGCATCGAGCTGCAGCCCGACAACAAGTCCGGGGTGGCGTTCCGCGACGCGCGCTACAAGGGCAACTACGACCTGTTCTACGGCGGCTGGATCACCTCGGCCGACCCGACCTACAGCGTGTTCTACGGCTCCAAGGGCGTGAACAACGGCCAGGGCTACTCCAGCGCGAAGATCGACGCGCTGCTCGCCCGCGCCGAGAGCACCCTCGACCCAGTCCAGCGCACGGCCGCGCTGCGTGAGTTCCAGACCGCGCTGATGACCGACCTGCCGAGCATCCCGGTCACGAGCAACCCCTCGATGATCGCCGTGACCGAGAAGCTGGGCGGCTTCGTGCCCAACCCGACGAACATGACCAACTTCGTCAACACCAGCGGCTGGTGGCTGAACAAGTGA
- a CDS encoding IclR family transcriptional regulator: protein MSESVQSIERALTLINTIVDAQRPLSIAELSQAAGLAPSTIHRIIQTLAARGYIHQDHATKRYDIGPEIVEISRSLYLRYDLVRRVRPYLQDLVDLTGETAHLAELYGTSAMYLSQLEPLSMVRMFTTPGSIAPLYCSDVGKLFLADLPPARVTDIIHKTGLRPRTPHTITSADDLDAALQVVREQGYAVDDEEREIGVRCLSAPILNGAGKVIAAVGIAGSSGRVLRERVPELAACVQQVAHRAATELILQPQDEPQAHRP from the coding sequence ATGAGTGAAAGCGTCCAGAGCATCGAACGGGCCCTGACCCTGATCAACACCATCGTGGATGCCCAGCGGCCCCTGAGCATCGCCGAGCTGTCGCAGGCGGCGGGTCTGGCCCCCAGCACCATCCACCGCATCATCCAGACCCTCGCCGCGCGGGGCTACATCCACCAGGATCACGCGACCAAGCGCTACGACATCGGCCCGGAGATCGTCGAGATCAGCCGCTCGCTGTACCTGCGCTACGACCTCGTGCGGCGGGTGCGGCCGTACCTGCAGGATCTGGTCGACCTGACCGGCGAGACCGCGCACCTCGCCGAGCTCTATGGCACCAGCGCGATGTACCTCAGCCAGCTGGAGCCGCTGAGCATGGTGCGCATGTTCACCACGCCGGGCTCCATCGCGCCGCTGTACTGCAGCGACGTGGGCAAGCTCTTCCTGGCGGATCTGCCGCCGGCGCGGGTCACCGACATCATCCACAAGACCGGCCTGCGCCCCCGGACGCCGCACACCATCACCAGTGCGGATGACCTCGATGCGGCGCTGCAGGTCGTGCGTGAGCAGGGCTACGCCGTCGACGACGAGGAGCGCGAGATCGGCGTGCGCTGCCTGTCCGCGCCCATCCTCAACGGGGCCGGCAAGGTGATTGCGGCGGTGGGGATCGCCGGCTCCAGCGGCCGCGTGCTGCGCGAGCGGGTGCCGGAACTCGCGGCCTGCGTGCAGCAGGTGGCGCACCGCGCGGCGACGGAACTGATCCTGCAACCCCAGGACGAACCGCAGGCGCACCGCCCATGA